The following are encoded in a window of Trichocoleus sp. FACHB-46 genomic DNA:
- a CDS encoding class I SAM-dependent methyltransferase, which produces MNQYKQQVIDFFNQRIAYDQEGSRHPQEAAQLLSFVPLQKQQRALDIATGTGLVAISAAQKLGVQGYVVGVDFSPGMLAQAKQKVEPLGLTNIEFVEADAEAVDFMPESFDVILCCSAITYLPDIPKTLEKWYRFLRPGGFVAFTCPADTAYLAPLQGKVYTELFNLSLPHINEPLNTPEKCRNLLLQSGFREIEVVIEPSGCYLSLDDGRLSWSESSFYPRGNPLSLLSAQQLEQLQRKYRAEIEQLATDAGVWQDMTTFFVKARK; this is translated from the coding sequence ATGAATCAATACAAGCAACAGGTGATTGATTTCTTTAATCAGAGAATTGCCTATGACCAAGAAGGTTCTCGACACCCTCAAGAAGCAGCCCAGCTCTTAAGTTTCGTACCCTTGCAAAAGCAGCAAAGAGCGCTTGATATTGCTACAGGTACCGGATTAGTGGCAATTTCGGCAGCACAGAAACTTGGAGTGCAGGGTTACGTGGTGGGAGTCGATTTTTCTCCTGGGATGCTGGCTCAGGCTAAGCAGAAGGTTGAACCTCTAGGATTAACAAACATTGAGTTCGTTGAAGCAGATGCAGAAGCTGTAGACTTTATGCCCGAAAGCTTTGACGTAATTCTCTGTTGCTCTGCAATCACATATTTGCCTGATATTCCTAAAACCTTAGAGAAGTGGTATCGGTTTCTGAGACCAGGAGGATTTGTGGCTTTCACCTGTCCTGCTGACACTGCTTACTTGGCCCCACTCCAAGGTAAAGTTTACACAGAGCTATTCAATCTTTCCTTACCTCACATTAACGAACCGCTTAACACGCCTGAGAAGTGTCGTAATTTGTTGCTTCAATCGGGTTTCAGAGAGATTGAGGTTGTAATTGAGCCGTCTGGATGCTATTTGAGCTTAGATGACGGTAGATTAAGCTGGAGCGAAAGTAGTTTTTACCCAAGAGGTAATCCCTTATCTCTATTATCTGCTCAACAACTGGAGCAACTTCAGAGGAAATATCGAGCAGAAATTGAGCAGTTGGCAACGGATGCAGGAGTATGGCAAGACATGACGACCTTCTTTGTGAAGGCTCGAAAGTAA
- a CDS encoding SDR family oxidoreductase → MQLKPINQQVVAIVGASSGIGRETALQFAREGAKVIVSARNQAGLDSLVEEIRQAGGDATAIAADVREFRQVQAIADKAIQQYGRLDTWVHLAAVELYASFEQTTPEEFKQIIDINLMGQVFGAMAALPHLKREGRGALIHVSSVEAIRALPLQSAYASSKHGINGFLESLRVELMHDKVPVSVTEVQPASINTPVFDKARTKLGVKPMGVPPLYAPADVAKVILYVAEHPTRDIVVGDAGKAIALLQRLSPQLVDAFMRQSGFEAQRTDKPKSENAPDNLYEPISGYDQVNGEFPTQPSLTTWLDTHPTVTWGAIAATAALGAAALLGWGNEV, encoded by the coding sequence ATGCAACTTAAGCCGATCAACCAGCAAGTGGTTGCGATCGTCGGCGCTTCTAGTGGCATTGGCCGAGAAACCGCGCTGCAATTTGCTCGCGAAGGAGCCAAAGTCATTGTTTCCGCCCGGAACCAAGCAGGATTAGATTCCTTAGTTGAGGAAATTCGGCAAGCAGGCGGAGATGCCACGGCGATCGCCGCAGATGTACGGGAGTTTAGGCAAGTCCAGGCGATCGCAGACAAAGCAATTCAGCAATATGGCCGCCTCGATACCTGGGTGCATCTCGCCGCAGTAGAACTCTATGCTTCCTTTGAACAGACCACCCCGGAAGAGTTTAAGCAAATCATTGATATCAACTTGATGGGGCAAGTGTTTGGCGCGATGGCGGCTCTGCCCCATCTGAAGCGGGAAGGACGCGGGGCGCTGATTCATGTCTCTTCCGTGGAAGCGATCCGAGCCCTACCGCTGCAAAGTGCCTACGCTTCTTCTAAACATGGCATCAACGGCTTCCTGGAGTCGCTGCGGGTGGAACTGATGCACGACAAAGTGCCAGTCAGCGTTACTGAAGTGCAGCCTGCTTCGATCAATACACCCGTCTTTGACAAAGCTCGCACTAAGTTAGGGGTAAAGCCTATGGGGGTGCCTCCGCTCTATGCGCCCGCTGATGTGGCAAAAGTCATTCTTTATGTGGCCGAGCATCCGACGCGCGACATTGTGGTGGGAGATGCAGGTAAGGCGATCGCTCTACTCCAGCGGTTGTCACCCCAACTCGTGGATGCCTTCATGCGCCAGAGTGGGTTTGAGGCTCAGCGCACTGATAAACCCAAATCTGAAAATGCTCCTGACAACTTGTATGAGCCGATCTCTGGCTACGACCAAGTGAATGGAGAATTTCCCACTCAGCCCAGTCTGACCACTTGGCTCGATACTCACCCCACCGTCACTTGGGGGGCGATCGCAGCCACAGCCGCTTTGGGAGCAGCCGCACTCTTGGGTTGGGGCAACGAAGTTTAG
- a CDS encoding DUF6335 family protein has product MANQTSSGAKSGPGSEPGLNASQHVDAPELNEYTDTNPALFSDEAEGAEEIADDDVPQEVTESYGTGVKDQPGWTTGGRTMYNRRQAYNETSPELSGGDVDAAWTMHMEGEEMVGGTVATPDQDIVDDLGAAMGTEMRDREDFYGNDKFAQRDEHRWDLDPASAEDYQNRHQEE; this is encoded by the coding sequence ATGGCTAACCAAACCTCATCTGGTGCCAAGTCAGGACCAGGTTCAGAACCAGGACTGAACGCGAGCCAACATGTGGACGCACCAGAACTGAATGAATATACCGATACCAATCCCGCATTGTTTAGTGACGAAGCGGAAGGAGCAGAAGAGATTGCGGATGATGACGTGCCTCAGGAAGTTACAGAATCCTATGGCACGGGGGTGAAAGATCAACCAGGTTGGACCACTGGTGGACGCACCATGTACAACCGTAGACAGGCCTATAACGAGACTAGCCCAGAGCTGAGCGGTGGGGATGTTGACGCAGCCTGGACCATGCATATGGAAGGCGAAGAAATGGTAGGCGGCACCGTCGCCACCCCAGACCAAGATATTGTGGATGACTTGGGTGCAGCGATGGGCACAGAAATGCGCGATCGCGAGGACTTCTATGGTAACGACAAATTTGCTCAGCGAGATGAGCATCGTTGGGACTTAGATCCTGCCTCTGCTGAGGATTACCAGAATCGACATCAAGAAGAGTAG
- a CDS encoding SDR family oxidoreductase, whose translation MQLKPISQQVVAIVGASSGIGREAALQFAQRGAKVVVAARSQPGLDSLVEEIQRAGGDAIAVVADVADMQQMQAIADKAVERYGRLDTWVHAAATGVLARFEQITPEEFQRVIDVNLMGQVYGAKAALPYLRREGRGALIHISSMEGRRSLPLQSPYCASKHALQGMLESLRVELQHEGIPISVTSVLPSVINTPYYNKVKTKLGVKPTGIPPYYDPRLVVDAILYVAEHPTRDFIVGDVGRVLDVAQRISPPLIDAVLTVVGIPGQHTTEPESEASPDNVFAPIAADQGLDRVDGDFGNLVIPSVSDWFAMRSPFAWGAVAGTVAVGALALLANGMFNNSQQP comes from the coding sequence ATGCAACTTAAGCCAATTAGTCAGCAGGTAGTCGCGATCGTGGGTGCCTCTAGTGGCATCGGTCGCGAAGCAGCGCTGCAATTCGCTCAGCGAGGGGCCAAGGTAGTCGTAGCGGCTCGGAGCCAACCTGGGCTGGATTCTCTGGTGGAGGAGATCCAACGAGCGGGAGGTGACGCGATCGCTGTGGTTGCCGATGTCGCCGATATGCAACAGATGCAGGCGATCGCTGATAAGGCAGTAGAACGTTATGGTCGCCTAGATACTTGGGTGCATGCCGCTGCTACGGGTGTGCTGGCTCGCTTTGAGCAGATTACCCCAGAAGAATTTCAGCGGGTGATCGATGTCAACCTGATGGGGCAAGTTTACGGTGCGAAGGCAGCATTACCTTACTTAAGGCGAGAAGGTCGGGGTGCCCTGATTCATATCTCTTCTATGGAGGGTCGGCGGAGTTTGCCACTGCAAAGCCCTTATTGTGCGTCCAAACATGCACTGCAAGGAATGTTGGAGTCTCTGCGAGTAGAACTGCAACATGAAGGGATACCGATTAGCGTCACCAGTGTTCTGCCCTCTGTAATTAATACGCCGTATTACAACAAGGTAAAGACCAAGTTGGGTGTCAAGCCCACTGGAATTCCGCCTTATTATGATCCGCGTTTAGTCGTAGATGCAATTCTATATGTGGCTGAGCATCCCACCCGCGACTTTATTGTGGGAGATGTCGGTCGAGTGTTGGATGTGGCGCAGCGGATCTCTCCTCCTCTAATTGATGCCGTTTTAACAGTCGTGGGAATTCCAGGACAGCACACCACTGAGCCAGAATCAGAAGCATCTCCAGATAACGTTTTCGCTCCGATCGCCGCCGATCAAGGACTCGATCGCGTGGATGGTGATTTTGGCAACTTAGTTATTCCCAGCGTTTCCGACTGGTTCGCCATGCGATCGCCTTTTGCCTGGGGCGCAGTGGCGGGAACAGTGGCAGTCGGAGCATTGGCTTTGCTAGCCAACGGAATGTTCAACAATTCCCAACAACCTTAA